The Phycisphaerae bacterium genome includes a window with the following:
- a CDS encoding family 78 glycoside hydrolase catalytic domain, translated as MNREFALRTVSERVVTVVAATIAFTALAGCSQMVRPAESGGLGAPTNLRCEYLVNPLGIDITTPRLSWEVNDTRRGAIQTAYEIQVSTAPDMGEVTTEVEAGAGVLGKDAAVKRSFAGRSRITDVDRSKLVWSSGVVKSSQSTHVVYAGKPPVSGQRYYWRVRTWDADGVASQWSPPAWWEMALLKPEDWSAKWIISQRPADVDAALKWGDWIWNAKAVEEDRTIFVRKSFILDEADPVKSARIKIAADDNFTLFVNGQRVGNSSSWQVARVYELEKYLRAGKNVMAIQAHNGPGQCGLLFAAQVTLNSGRMMELRSDAQCKTAQTEQPNWTSPDFDDAAWERTIVVAKYGDEPWKEIGEAPPPRHAVCMRKEFTVKGQIARARAYVSGLGIYELRLNGRKVGSDVFTPGWTHYFKRVQYQTYDVTGMLKPGPNAVGAMLGNGWWSGGLGWKGSDQYSQGDLRLICQIVIEYADGSRETVVTDPTWQSYMSPISRNTYYHGETYDARLEQPGWDTPGFDAGKWWKTAVLEEKSAMLVAQRDETIQITEEIPPMQISEPQKGVFIFDFGQNAAGVARLKVEGAQPGAEIRLRFGEELDPNGRLYRDNYRSAEATDYYICKGGGVEVWEPIFTYRGFRYCEVTGLPKPPTKATLTHRVLHTAVPPAGSFRCSNWLINRILKNVEWGLRSNLHSVPTDCPQRDERLGWMGDAQAFAHTSCFLRHMGAFYTKWMIDITDSQGADGATTDVSPAKVVTDAAKPGWGDAIVIIPYTVWRFYGDTRIIEENYKGMAAWVEYMKTHGKDGLYERAGYGDWVPVEKSPTEWIGSAYYFYCSKLMSEMAAAIGKTDDAWKYHDQAEAIAKAFNDKHLNKQTNNYLTGTQTCNILPLYFGITPPDRTQAVLNNIIKDIMARGDHLSTGFLGTTYLMALLHETGHNDLAWRLAVQTSYPSWGHMILKGATTIWERWDTDKQGPDMNSRNHFAFGTVARWFYEAAAGINLDPQVPGFKRFIVRPVVVGDLTWAKATYPSMYGQIRSEWKRTDKGLTLEVTIPANTTAKVYVPLLRMTRFSVTESGVPVLTPQSHVPGVRFVQLQDDVAVLDVAAGRYRFVVEAR; from the coding sequence ATGAACCGTGAATTCGCACTGCGTACCGTCTCCGAAAGAGTTGTGACCGTCGTCGCTGCCACAATAGCCTTCACCGCCTTGGCCGGTTGCAGCCAGATGGTCCGGCCGGCGGAAAGCGGTGGTCTTGGGGCGCCGACCAACCTGCGATGCGAGTACCTGGTCAACCCGCTGGGCATCGACATCACCACCCCGCGCCTGTCGTGGGAGGTGAACGATACTCGCCGTGGGGCGATCCAGACGGCGTATGAGATTCAGGTCAGTACGGCCCCGGATATGGGCGAAGTCACGACCGAAGTCGAGGCCGGCGCAGGTGTGCTCGGCAAGGATGCGGCTGTCAAGCGGTCCTTCGCCGGCCGGTCCCGAATCACGGACGTGGATCGGAGCAAGCTCGTCTGGAGCAGCGGCGTCGTTAAATCCAGTCAGTCGACGCACGTGGTTTACGCGGGCAAGCCGCCGGTCAGTGGGCAGCGGTACTATTGGCGTGTGCGAACGTGGGATGCCGACGGCGTAGCTTCGCAGTGGTCCCCCCCAGCCTGGTGGGAAATGGCCTTGCTGAAACCCGAGGACTGGTCGGCCAAGTGGATTATCAGCCAGAGGCCTGCCGATGTCGACGCCGCCTTGAAATGGGGCGACTGGATCTGGAATGCCAAGGCGGTGGAGGAAGACAGAACCATTTTTGTGCGCAAGTCGTTCATTCTGGACGAAGCCGACCCGGTCAAGAGCGCGCGGATCAAGATCGCGGCCGACGACAATTTCACCCTGTTCGTCAATGGCCAGCGGGTGGGCAACAGCTCCAGTTGGCAAGTGGCCCGTGTGTACGAACTTGAGAAGTACCTCAGGGCGGGCAAGAACGTGATGGCGATACAGGCCCACAATGGTCCGGGCCAATGCGGTCTTCTTTTTGCCGCTCAGGTCACGCTCAACAGCGGCAGGATGATGGAACTCCGCAGCGATGCGCAGTGCAAGACGGCCCAAACCGAACAACCCAACTGGACTTCGCCCGATTTCGACGATGCGGCGTGGGAGCGCACCATTGTCGTGGCCAAGTACGGCGATGAGCCGTGGAAGGAGATCGGCGAGGCTCCGCCGCCTCGCCACGCGGTGTGTATGCGGAAGGAATTCACGGTCAAGGGGCAGATCGCGCGGGCTCGGGCGTACGTGTCAGGGCTGGGTATCTACGAATTGCGACTCAATGGCCGGAAGGTCGGTTCGGACGTGTTCACCCCCGGCTGGACGCATTACTTCAAGCGGGTCCAGTACCAGACCTACGACGTAACCGGGATGCTCAAACCGGGCCCCAATGCCGTCGGGGCGATGCTGGGCAACGGCTGGTGGAGCGGCGGACTGGGATGGAAAGGGTCGGACCAGTACTCCCAGGGCGATCTGCGACTGATCTGCCAGATCGTCATCGAATATGCCGACGGCAGCCGCGAGACGGTCGTCACCGATCCCACGTGGCAATCATACATGTCGCCGATCAGCCGCAACACCTACTATCACGGCGAGACCTATGATGCCCGGTTGGAACAGCCCGGATGGGACACACCCGGTTTCGACGCCGGCAAGTGGTGGAAGACGGCCGTTCTCGAAGAGAAGTCGGCGATGCTGGTTGCCCAACGCGATGAGACGATTCAGATCACCGAAGAAATACCGCCGATGCAGATCAGCGAGCCACAGAAGGGCGTGTTCATCTTCGATTTCGGCCAAAACGCGGCCGGTGTGGCGAGGCTCAAGGTTGAAGGCGCCCAACCGGGAGCCGAGATCCGTCTGAGATTTGGCGAGGAACTCGATCCGAACGGGCGGCTTTACCGCGACAATTACCGTTCGGCGGAGGCCACCGATTACTACATCTGCAAGGGCGGCGGGGTGGAGGTCTGGGAGCCGATCTTCACTTACCGTGGTTTCCGCTACTGCGAGGTAACCGGCCTGCCCAAGCCACCCACAAAAGCCACGCTGACTCATCGCGTCCTGCACACGGCCGTGCCTCCGGCCGGCAGCTTCCGGTGCTCGAACTGGCTGATTAACCGCATCCTGAAAAACGTAGAATGGGGCTTGCGCTCCAATCTCCACAGCGTGCCCACGGACTGCCCGCAGCGCGATGAGCGGCTCGGCTGGATGGGTGACGCACAGGCCTTCGCCCATACCTCGTGCTTTCTGCGGCACATGGGTGCGTTTTACACGAAGTGGATGATCGACATCACCGACTCACAGGGAGCCGACGGAGCGACCACCGATGTCTCGCCCGCCAAAGTGGTGACCGACGCCGCCAAGCCAGGCTGGGGCGATGCCATTGTGATCATCCCCTACACCGTCTGGCGATTCTACGGCGACACACGAATCATCGAAGAAAACTACAAGGGCATGGCCGCGTGGGTCGAGTACATGAAGACCCACGGCAAGGATGGTCTGTACGAGAGAGCCGGATATGGGGACTGGGTTCCGGTCGAGAAGTCACCCACCGAGTGGATCGGCTCGGCCTACTACTTCTACTGCAGCAAGCTGATGTCAGAGATGGCCGCCGCGATCGGCAAGACCGACGATGCATGGAAATACCACGACCAAGCGGAGGCCATCGCCAAGGCTTTCAACGACAAACACCTGAACAAACAGACCAACAACTACCTGACGGGTACCCAGACGTGCAACATTCTGCCGCTGTATTTCGGCATAACGCCGCCGGATCGGACCCAGGCGGTGTTAAACAACATCATCAAGGACATCATGGCCCGCGGCGATCATCTGTCGACCGGGTTCCTGGGGACGACGTACCTGATGGCCCTGCTGCATGAAACGGGGCACAATGACCTGGCCTGGCGACTGGCCGTGCAGACCAGCTACCCGTCCTGGGGTCACATGATTCTCAAAGGGGCGACGACCATCTGGGAACGGTGGGATACGGACAAGCAGGGGCCGGACATGAACTCTCGCAACCACTTCGCCTTCGGTACTGTTGCGAGGTGGTTTTATGAGGCGGCGGCGGGAATCAATCTCGACCCGCAGGTTCCGGGGTTCAAGCGCTTCATCGTCCGGCCGGTCGTTGTGGGCGACCTGACGTGGGCCAAGGCCACGTACCCGTCGATGTACGGCCAGATCCGCAGCGAGTGGAAGCGGACCGACAAGGGGTTGACCTTAGAAGTGACCATTCCGGCCAACACCACGGCGAAGGTGTACGTTCCGCTGCTTCGCATGACGAGGTTTTCGGTCACGGAGAGCGGAGTCCCCGTTCTGACGCCGCAGTCCCACGTACCCGGTGTGCGGTTCGTCCAATTGCAGGACGATGTTGCCGTGCTCGATGTCGCCGCGGGGCGATACCGGTTTGTCGTTGAGGCGAGGTAA
- a CDS encoding dihydrodipicolinate synthase family protein, protein MQDTPPGPPRKPRSLRGVLPVFQTPFHEDESIDLVTLEREIDWLYDCGADGIVMAMVSEVLRLSTDERELLAEHACRLGGEQGVVIISVGAESTYMAERYARQAESVGADAVMAIPPVSIAPLESEVLRYYERIIEAVEVPVIVQDASGYVGRPMPVELLARIRAAFGDRVAFKPEATPIGPRLSALREATGETAAVFEGSGGIALVDSFRRGIIGTMPGADLIEGIVALWRALEARDERRIYRLSLPISALVAMQSGLDGFLAVEKYLLVKQGVFANTVVRGPVAFQLDEETREEVDRLFDQMMEAVRENEG, encoded by the coding sequence ATGCAAGACACACCCCCCGGCCCGCCGCGAAAACCTCGCTCCCTTCGAGGTGTACTGCCGGTGTTTCAGACCCCTTTCCACGAAGATGAGAGCATCGACCTGGTGACCCTGGAGCGGGAGATTGACTGGCTGTACGACTGCGGGGCCGACGGCATCGTCATGGCGATGGTCTCAGAGGTGTTGCGGCTGTCCACCGATGAGCGCGAGCTGTTGGCCGAACACGCATGTCGCCTCGGTGGCGAGCAGGGAGTGGTTATCATCAGCGTCGGAGCCGAGAGCACGTACATGGCCGAGCGCTACGCCCGACAGGCCGAATCCGTCGGCGCTGATGCCGTGATGGCGATCCCGCCGGTGTCGATCGCGCCGCTCGAGTCCGAGGTGCTTCGCTACTATGAGCGAATCATCGAAGCGGTGGAGGTTCCCGTGATCGTGCAGGACGCCAGCGGGTACGTCGGACGGCCGATGCCGGTGGAACTGCTGGCGAGAATACGAGCTGCTTTCGGCGATCGCGTGGCTTTCAAGCCGGAGGCGACGCCAATCGGTCCGCGCCTTTCCGCCCTGCGCGAGGCGACCGGCGAGACCGCGGCGGTCTTCGAGGGCAGCGGCGGAATCGCCCTCGTGGACAGCTTTCGCCGGGGAATCATCGGGACCATGCCGGGGGCGGACTTGATCGAGGGCATCGTCGCCTTGTGGCGGGCCCTGGAAGCCCGCGACGAGCGACGAATCTACCGCCTGTCACTGCCGATCTCAGCGCTGGTGGCAATGCAGTCAGGGCTGGACGGCTTCCTGGCCGTCGAGAAGTACCTGCTGGTCAAGCAGGGCGTCTTCGCCAACACCGTGGTCCGAGGTCCGGTGGCATTCCA
- a CDS encoding anion transporter produces the protein MDTTILLVFGFVYVGMILGRFPGLAMDRTGIALIGAIILLAGERIELTDAWRAVDVPTIGLLFGLMVLSAQFRLGGMYTAITRRMVAAGISPPALLAVVIAISGLLSALLANDIVCLAVAPLLVESCARRRLNPLPFLLGLACASNIGSAATLIGNPQNMLIGQKLRMSFGGYLLDGLVPAVLGLAAAWAILVRQTRGRWQGEVRLQHVEAPRFNPWQSGKGVVILIALVVAFLAAPIPRELLALAAAGIILTSRKMHSRRMLGLVDWELLVLFIALFIVNEALESTGALTLVIERLNTMHVDLGNMGWLFGITAVLSNLVSNVPATMLLLPAASTHGDPHLAGSVLALSSTLAGNLFIAGSIANIIVVNQAERLGVHIGWREHARAGVPVTLATLLIAAGWLALRSLM, from the coding sequence ATGGACACGACTATCCTTCTCGTTTTTGGGTTTGTGTATGTTGGCATGATCCTCGGGCGGTTTCCCGGTCTGGCCATGGATCGGACGGGCATCGCCCTCATTGGCGCGATCATCCTGTTGGCCGGTGAGCGGATCGAATTGACGGACGCGTGGCGCGCCGTTGACGTGCCGACGATCGGCCTGTTGTTTGGGTTGATGGTGTTATCCGCCCAGTTTCGTCTCGGCGGAATGTACACGGCGATCACTCGGCGCATGGTTGCGGCCGGGATTTCACCGCCGGCGTTGTTGGCTGTCGTCATTGCCATTTCCGGTTTGCTGTCGGCCCTGCTGGCCAACGATATCGTTTGCCTGGCCGTCGCTCCGCTGCTGGTCGAGAGCTGTGCCCGACGGCGGCTCAACCCTCTGCCGTTTCTGCTGGGATTGGCGTGCGCCTCGAACATCGGGTCAGCGGCCACGCTGATCGGCAATCCGCAGAACATGCTCATCGGGCAGAAACTGCGGATGTCGTTCGGCGGCTATCTGCTTGACGGCCTCGTTCCAGCGGTGTTGGGTTTGGCCGCTGCATGGGCCATCCTGGTCCGGCAGACCCGCGGCCGATGGCAAGGCGAAGTGCGGTTGCAGCACGTGGAGGCGCCGCGATTCAACCCGTGGCAATCCGGCAAAGGTGTGGTCATCCTGATTGCTCTTGTCGTTGCTTTTCTGGCGGCGCCGATCCCCCGCGAACTGCTTGCGCTAGCCGCGGCGGGGATTATCCTGACCAGCCGCAAGATGCACAGCCGACGAATGCTCGGCCTGGTGGACTGGGAGTTGCTTGTCCTGTTTATTGCTCTGTTCATTGTCAACGAGGCGTTGGAGTCGACCGGGGCCCTGACCTTGGTCATTGAGCGACTCAACACCATGCACGTGGACCTTGGCAACATGGGCTGGTTGTTCGGGATCACGGCGGTTTTGTCGAACCTCGTCTCCAACGTACCGGCGACGATGCTCCTGCTCCCGGCCGCCTCGACCCACGGTGATCCTCATCTGGCCGGGTCAGTGCTCGCCCTGTCGAGCACGCTGGCCGGCAACCTGTTCATCGCCGGCAGCATCGCCAATATCATCGTGGTGAACCAGGCCGAGCGGCTGGGCGTTCACATCGGTTGGCGCGAGCACGCCCGCGCCGGCGTACCGGTCACGCTGGCCACGCTGCTGATCGCCGCAGGATGGCTGGCGCTGCGGTCGCTCATGTAG